A stretch of Haloferax sp. Atlit-12N DNA encodes these proteins:
- a CDS encoding L-lactate permease has protein sequence MVSATDALIALLPLITIAYLMVGRYWPATRAMPVAWLVAIGAGVLGWGMTPQWIIASTINGFITASNILYIVFGAILLLYTLKQTGAFDAINNGFASISEDRRVQVVLLVFLMGSFIEAAAGFGTPAAIVGPLLVGLGFPPLAAVVVALTGNLMAITFGAVGTPLIIGMIDIFDDVPVITNALDAQGMGVEQWVSEIAVFAAMNHVAVGVVLPFIGVAMMTRFFGEERSIKPALEVLPLTLFAWASFSVPYFLTAYFLGPVFPGLVGAMVGLLLTVSALKAGFFHPDEEWDFAPQTEWPDHWVGDIQPGETSKRGGAVAADGGVAQQMSLWKAWTPYVLVAALLVVTRVFDPLTRFLTSNLVFEYADIWGTGLTGDFQLLYLPGAVFLVVHLVTIGLHDMDAKQVKATWAETAEKVMPAVIALLFAVATVQIMLQSGNATGTDSMLIVLSEGMAGIAGGAYPFFAAFVGAFGAFLAGSNTVSDILFGTFQYGVADQIGTSKTVMLGAQAVGGAIGNLIAVHNVVAALAVVGLVGEEGRVIRLELIPLLYYGTATGVLTLLFSYVLFPGVF, from the coding sequence ATGGTTAGCGCGACCGACGCGCTCATCGCGCTGCTCCCGCTCATCACCATCGCCTATCTGATGGTCGGGCGGTACTGGCCCGCGACGCGGGCGATGCCCGTCGCGTGGCTCGTCGCAATCGGGGCCGGCGTCCTCGGCTGGGGCATGACGCCGCAGTGGATTATCGCGTCCACCATCAACGGCTTCATCACCGCTTCGAATATCCTGTACATCGTCTTCGGGGCTATCCTGCTCCTGTACACGCTCAAGCAGACGGGCGCGTTCGACGCCATCAACAACGGCTTCGCCTCCATCAGCGAGGACCGCCGCGTGCAGGTCGTCCTGCTCGTGTTCCTCATGGGCTCGTTCATCGAGGCGGCCGCCGGCTTCGGCACGCCCGCGGCAATCGTTGGCCCGCTCCTCGTCGGCCTCGGCTTCCCGCCGCTCGCGGCCGTCGTGGTCGCGCTGACGGGGAACCTCATGGCCATCACCTTCGGCGCGGTCGGCACGCCGCTCATCATCGGGATGATAGACATCTTCGACGACGTGCCGGTCATCACGAACGCGCTCGACGCGCAGGGCATGGGCGTCGAACAGTGGGTGTCCGAAATCGCCGTCTTCGCGGCGATGAACCACGTCGCCGTCGGCGTCGTGCTCCCCTTCATCGGCGTCGCCATGATGACGCGCTTCTTCGGCGAGGAGCGCTCCATCAAGCCGGCGCTCGAAGTGCTTCCCCTCACGCTGTTCGCGTGGGCGTCCTTTTCCGTGCCGTACTTCCTGACGGCCTACTTCCTCGGACCGGTGTTCCCCGGTCTGGTCGGCGCGATGGTCGGACTGCTGCTCACCGTCTCCGCGCTCAAGGCCGGCTTCTTCCACCCCGACGAGGAGTGGGACTTCGCGCCGCAGACCGAGTGGCCCGACCACTGGGTCGGCGACATCCAGCCCGGCGAGACGAGCAAACGCGGCGGCGCGGTCGCCGCTGACGGGGGCGTCGCCCAGCAGATGTCGCTCTGGAAGGCGTGGACGCCGTACGTCCTCGTCGCGGCCCTGCTCGTCGTCACCCGCGTGTTCGACCCGCTGACGCGTTTCCTCACGTCGAACCTCGTCTTCGAGTACGCCGACATCTGGGGTACGGGGCTGACGGGCGACTTCCAGTTGCTCTACCTGCCCGGCGCGGTGTTCCTCGTGGTCCACCTCGTCACCATCGGCCTCCACGACATGGATGCGAAACAGGTCAAAGCCACGTGGGCGGAGACCGCCGAGAAAGTCATGCCGGCGGTCATCGCGCTGCTGTTCGCCGTCGCAACCGTCCAGATAATGCTCCAGTCGGGTAACGCGACGGGCACTGACAGCATGCTCATCGTCCTCTCGGAGGGGATGGCCGGCATCGCGGGCGGTGCCTACCCGTTCTTCGCCGCCTTCGTGGGCGCGTTCGGCGCGTTCCTCGCGGGGTCGAACACCGTCTCCGACATCCTGTTCGGCACCTTCCAGTACGGCGTCGCCGACCAGATCGGCACGTCGAAGACCGTCATGCTGGGCGCGCAGGCGGTCGGCGGGGCCATCGGCAACCTCATCGCCGTCCACAACGTCGTCGCCGCGCTCGCGGTCGTCGGCCTCGTCGGCGAGGAGGGCCGCGTCATCCGCCTCGAACTTATCCCGCTTCTGTACTACGGGACCGCGACCGGCGTCCTCACGCTCCTGTTCAGCTACGTCCTGTTCCCGGGCGTGTTCTAA
- a CDS encoding HTH domain-containing protein — MEDESRARSRNEHGQYVGRISLDAVLDVFEERDDAARPLTATDVMEALDCSRRTAHNKLNELEERGDLATRKVGARSRVFWIPMPARGDSTAGRAAGSADSPAASETEVPNEADDPDDLDHPPAVSSAIERADLPGSGPMLDARREALSAAYQYLTDHPEAKKADFLRDVYYDYPAGFESAEGWWNAIQPALKQLPGVDPPEERGHIWHFLGG, encoded by the coding sequence ATGGAAGATGAGTCTCGCGCGCGCTCTCGAAATGAGCACGGACAGTACGTGGGACGCATCTCGCTGGACGCCGTCTTGGACGTGTTCGAGGAGCGCGACGACGCCGCTCGGCCCCTCACCGCCACCGACGTGATGGAGGCGCTCGACTGCTCGCGGCGCACCGCGCACAACAAGCTGAACGAACTCGAAGAACGCGGCGACCTCGCCACCCGGAAAGTCGGCGCTCGGAGCCGGGTGTTCTGGATTCCGATGCCCGCCCGCGGGGACTCGACTGCGGGGCGAGCCGCGGGTTCGGCAGACTCGCCAGCAGCCTCCGAAACCGAGGTCCCGAACGAGGCCGACGACCCGGATGACCTCGACCACCCGCCGGCCGTCTCGTCGGCCATCGAGCGCGCCGACCTGCCGGGAAGCGGCCCGATGCTCGACGCCCGCCGCGAGGCGCTGTCGGCGGCGTACCAGTACCTGACCGACCATCCGGAGGCGAAGAAGGCGGACTTCCTACGGGACGTGTACTACGACTACCCCGCCGGATTCGAGTCCGCTGAAGGCTGGTGGAACGCGATTCAGCCGGCGCTCAAGCAACTGCCCGGGGTCGACCCGCCGGAAGAGCGCGGTCATATCTGGCACTTCCTCGGCGGGTAG
- a CDS encoding Nramp family divalent metal transporter, with protein sequence MSDGRPGSDPDASARSDALDDSDDSNAEPSESAPSTEPSVAGGDDVYASEVEGKQYRGTWYLPLRYEELEESDDSDDYPDSGDGGSFRLADLPRVPRVGHVVGPSAIMLGASLGSGETLFWPVLTAQYGWGVFWAFVVGVFTQFLINTELQRWTLATGESIFRAFARVGSYWPWAFLVGGLISLGWPGWAAGAAQVATTALGLDGSVALFGASLATWKLVAAALMGVIWLSYQVSSVMYNAVEVFQIGLLFVAIGAALLLVAVTGSWVEFADLPAAAGSVGTLPEGLDIAVFLGGLAFAGAGGYLNLSQSLWMREKGYGMGNYQGRVKNPLRGDDPEPIERDGFAFRPTLTNLRRWRGWWRVVQLEHLLTFVFGLLLVAPALMSVAIRYASGSTANAIQMWLGDVVPLLGPVGSFLVFAVLFVALFTTEYAIVESFVRNSADALYESYGREAGWDLPKLFWRLLTAFCVWGVVIILLFSSPFEGQEPFFFLVVGAAMSGVMMWPYTALVLVMNTTRLPEHVQPGWARVVGMWWATGFYGYFSVLLVGTWLTELGLTTFRTVPTVLGSGTGGYLLWAGYFVVQTYAVTKSAAGKRDAAGTVADADEATGRFS encoded by the coding sequence GTGAGCGACGGTCGCCCCGGTTCAGACCCGGATGCGTCCGCGCGCTCGGACGCGCTCGACGACTCGGACGACTCCAACGCGGAACCCTCGGAGTCCGCGCCCTCGACAGAACCCAGCGTCGCCGGCGGCGACGACGTCTACGCCTCCGAAGTCGAGGGAAAACAGTACCGCGGCACCTGGTATCTCCCGCTTCGCTACGAGGAGTTGGAGGAGTCGGACGACTCGGACGACTACCCCGATTCGGGCGACGGTGGGTCGTTCCGCCTCGCCGACCTCCCGCGGGTCCCTCGCGTCGGCCACGTCGTCGGTCCCTCGGCCATCATGCTCGGGGCGTCGCTCGGGAGCGGCGAGACGCTCTTTTGGCCCGTGTTGACCGCGCAGTACGGTTGGGGGGTCTTCTGGGCGTTCGTCGTCGGCGTCTTCACGCAGTTCCTCATCAACACGGAGCTTCAGCGCTGGACGCTCGCCACCGGCGAGAGCATCTTCCGCGCGTTCGCACGCGTGGGTTCGTACTGGCCGTGGGCGTTCCTCGTCGGTGGGCTCATCAGCCTCGGCTGGCCGGGGTGGGCCGCCGGCGCGGCGCAGGTCGCCACGACGGCGCTCGGACTGGACGGGTCTGTCGCGCTCTTCGGCGCGTCGCTCGCGACGTGGAAACTCGTTGCCGCCGCCCTCATGGGCGTCATCTGGCTCTCGTATCAGGTGTCGTCGGTCATGTACAACGCCGTCGAGGTGTTCCAAATCGGCCTCCTGTTCGTCGCCATCGGCGCGGCCCTACTGCTCGTCGCCGTGACCGGTTCGTGGGTCGAGTTCGCCGACCTCCCGGCGGCCGCGGGGTCGGTCGGAACGCTCCCCGAGGGGCTCGACATCGCGGTCTTCCTCGGCGGCCTCGCCTTCGCCGGCGCGGGGGGCTATCTGAACCTCTCGCAGAGCCTCTGGATGCGCGAGAAGGGCTACGGCATGGGCAACTATCAGGGGCGTGTGAAGAATCCGCTTCGCGGCGACGACCCCGAACCCATCGAGCGCGACGGGTTCGCGTTCCGCCCGACGCTGACGAACCTCCGCCGCTGGCGCGGCTGGTGGCGCGTCGTCCAACTCGAACACCTCCTGACGTTCGTGTTCGGTTTGCTCCTCGTCGCCCCCGCGCTGATGAGCGTGGCCATCCGCTACGCGTCCGGGTCCACCGCCAACGCCATCCAGATGTGGCTCGGCGACGTCGTCCCGCTGCTCGGCCCGGTTGGCTCCTTTCTCGTCTTCGCCGTTCTCTTCGTCGCGCTCTTTACCACCGAGTACGCCATCGTCGAGTCGTTCGTCCGCAACAGCGCCGACGCCCTCTACGAGTCCTACGGCCGGGAGGCCGGCTGGGACCTCCCGAAGCTGTTCTGGCGGCTCCTCACCGCCTTCTGCGTCTGGGGCGTCGTCATCATCTTGCTTTTTTCGTCGCCGTTCGAGGGCCAAGAGCCGTTTTTCTTCCTCGTCGTCGGGGCCGCGATGTCCGGCGTGATGATGTGGCCCTACACCGCGCTCGTGCTCGTGATGAACACGACTCGGCTCCCCGAACACGTCCAACCCGGCTGGGCTCGGGTCGTCGGCATGTGGTGGGCGACGGGCTTCTACGGCTACTTCAGCGTCCTCCTCGTCGGGACGTGGCTGACCGAACTCGGTCTCACGACGTTCCGGACAGTCCCGACGGTCCTCGGGAGCGGCACTGGGGGCTACCTCCTCTGGGCGGGCTACTTCGTCGTGCAAACGTACGCGGTGACCAAGTCCGCCGCCGGCAAGCGCGACGCGGCCGGAACTGTCGCCGACGCCGACGAGGCGACCGGTCGGTTCTCCTGA
- a CDS encoding LUD domain-containing protein produces MSTGTVATFEDSLERLEVGWTHASSDGLADVLEGLCSDPTIGVELPYDGVDLPDWVNTDPTPTDLREANVGVTAAGLGIADYGSVVVQGTPDGIEPVSLFGDLHVAVLRRSDIVPGMPEAFDWLGEEFRTGHSSAIIATGPSATADMGALVKGAHGPKEVHVVILDE; encoded by the coding sequence ATGTCAACCGGCACGGTTGCGACGTTCGAGGACTCTCTCGAACGACTCGAAGTAGGCTGGACACACGCGTCTTCCGATGGGCTGGCGGACGTGCTCGAAGGACTCTGTTCGGACCCGACTATCGGCGTGGAACTTCCGTACGACGGCGTCGACCTCCCCGACTGGGTGAACACGGACCCGACCCCCACGGACCTCCGCGAGGCGAACGTCGGTGTCACGGCGGCTGGACTGGGCATCGCGGACTACGGGAGCGTCGTCGTGCAGGGCACGCCCGACGGCATCGAACCGGTGAGTCTGTTCGGCGACCTCCACGTCGCCGTTCTCCGACGGTCGGACATCGTCCCCGGCATGCCGGAGGCGTTCGACTGGCTGGGCGAGGAGTTCCGCACGGGGCACTCCTCGGCCATCATCGCCACCGGTCCCAGCGCCACCGCCGACATGGGCGCGCTGGTGAAAGGTGCGCACGGCCCGAAGGAAGTCCACGTGGTGATTCTCGATGAGTAA
- a CDS encoding LUD domain-containing protein, with product MSKAREAKAAKIRQLMETEGDAVGTSTRGFNEGRYQSVQTLDDYEGLKSEARAIKEDAIERLPELIDQLRETVESNGGTLYIADDAADANQYIREVCEDKEAERVVKSKSMTSEEIEVNEDLEAADIDVVETDLGEWVLQVADESPSHIVAPAIHKSREAIADLFNETFDPDEPLETAEELTMFAREQLGELIEGADVGMTGANFITADTGTMALVTSEGNARKTAVVPDTHVAVAGVEKIIPTVEDLRPFVELIGKSGTGQDITSYISLLTPPVESPTVDFDAPDTPLSATETDRDFHLVLIDNGRFDMREDDQLRETLYCIRCSACSNVCANFQHVGGHAFGGETYSGGIGTGWEAGVEGLDSAAEFNDLCTGCSRCTTACPVEIDIPWINTVVRDRVNRGEVSELDWLVEGLTPDEEPGGVSLQKRFFGNFETAAKVGSFFAPVSNWAAGLGVSRDLMERFLGIDARRELPAFQRETLKDWFESRTSRVDDPVRTAVLYPDVYTNHVQVERGKAAVRTLEALGVDVIVPDVRSSGRAPLSQGMIATAEDHAHDVYAGLAEHIDDGRDIVVIEPSDLAMFRTEYEKFLPEKSFERISEASYEVMEYVFGLLEHGADADALSTSEGEGVAYHSHCQQRTLGLEGHTEAVLSDLGYDVATSDVECCGMAGSFGYKSEYYELSVDVGSELQGQFQTDENRDRTVVASGTSCLEQLDSLLSRPTQHPIQLVAPRR from the coding sequence ATGAGTAAGGCGCGCGAGGCCAAGGCGGCGAAGATTCGACAACTGATGGAGACCGAGGGCGACGCCGTCGGCACGAGCACCCGCGGATTCAACGAGGGGCGCTACCAGTCGGTCCAGACGCTCGACGACTACGAGGGGCTGAAGTCGGAGGCGCGAGCCATCAAGGAAGACGCCATCGAGCGCCTCCCCGAACTCATCGACCAGTTGCGCGAGACGGTCGAATCCAACGGCGGCACGCTCTACATCGCCGACGACGCGGCCGACGCGAACCAGTACATCCGCGAGGTCTGCGAGGACAAGGAAGCAGAGCGCGTCGTCAAGTCGAAGTCGATGACCTCCGAGGAGATAGAGGTCAACGAGGACCTCGAAGCCGCCGACATCGACGTGGTCGAGACCGACCTCGGCGAGTGGGTCCTGCAGGTCGCAGACGAGTCGCCGTCGCACATCGTCGCACCCGCCATCCACAAGTCGCGGGAGGCCATCGCTGACCTGTTCAACGAGACGTTCGACCCCGACGAGCCCCTCGAAACCGCGGAGGAACTCACGATGTTCGCCCGCGAACAGCTCGGCGAACTCATCGAGGGCGCGGACGTGGGGATGACCGGCGCGAACTTCATCACCGCCGACACCGGGACGATGGCGCTCGTCACCTCCGAGGGCAACGCCCGGAAGACGGCCGTCGTGCCCGACACGCACGTCGCGGTCGCCGGCGTCGAGAAGATCATTCCGACCGTCGAGGACCTCCGACCCTTCGTCGAACTCATCGGCAAGTCGGGGACGGGACAGGACATCACCTCCTACATCTCGCTTCTGACCCCGCCGGTCGAGTCGCCGACCGTCGATTTCGACGCCCCCGACACGCCGCTTTCGGCGACCGAGACGGACCGCGACTTCCACCTCGTCCTCATCGACAACGGGCGGTTCGACATGCGCGAGGACGACCAACTGCGTGAGACGCTCTACTGCATCCGGTGTTCGGCGTGTTCCAACGTCTGCGCCAACTTCCAGCACGTCGGTGGCCACGCCTTCGGCGGCGAGACCTACTCCGGCGGCATCGGAACCGGCTGGGAGGCCGGCGTCGAGGGCCTCGACAGCGCCGCGGAGTTCAACGACCTCTGTACCGGCTGTAGCCGGTGTACCACCGCCTGCCCGGTCGAAATCGACATCCCGTGGATAAACACGGTCGTCCGCGACCGAGTCAACCGCGGCGAGGTGTCCGAACTCGACTGGCTCGTCGAGGGACTCACCCCCGACGAGGAACCCGGCGGCGTCAGCCTCCAGAAGCGCTTCTTCGGCAACTTCGAGACGGCCGCGAAGGTCGGGAGCTTCTTCGCGCCCGTCTCCAACTGGGCCGCCGGTCTCGGCGTCTCCCGCGACCTCATGGAGCGGTTCCTCGGTATCGACGCCCGCCGCGAACTCCCCGCCTTCCAGCGCGAGACGCTGAAAGACTGGTTCGAGAGCCGCACCTCGCGGGTCGACGACCCGGTGCGGACCGCCGTGCTCTACCCCGACGTGTACACGAACCACGTGCAGGTCGAACGCGGGAAGGCCGCGGTCCGAACCCTCGAAGCCCTCGGCGTCGACGTAATCGTCCCCGACGTTCGCTCGTCGGGCCGCGCCCCGCTCTCGCAGGGCATGATTGCGACCGCGGAGGACCACGCTCACGACGTGTACGCCGGCCTCGCGGAGCACATCGACGACGGCCGCGACATCGTCGTCATCGAGCCGTCTGACCTCGCGATGTTCCGAACCGAGTACGAGAAGTTCCTGCCCGAGAAGTCCTTCGAGCGCATCTCCGAGGCCAGCTACGAGGTCATGGAGTACGTCTTCGGCCTGCTCGAACACGGTGCGGACGCCGACGCGCTCTCGACGAGCGAGGGCGAGGGCGTCGCCTACCACAGCCACTGCCAACAGCGCACCCTCGGCCTCGAAGGCCACACCGAGGCGGTCCTGTCGGACCTCGGCTACGACGTCGCCACCTCCGACGTGGAGTGCTGCGGCATGGCCGGCTCGTTCGGCTACAAGTCGGAGTATTACGAACTCAGCGTCGACGTCGGCTCCGAGCTACAGGGGCAGTTCCAGACCGACGAGAACAGGGACCGCACCGTCGTCGCCAGCGGGACCTCCTGTCTGGAACAGCTCGATTCGCTGCTCAGCCGGCCGACGCAACATCCGATTCAACTGGTCGCGCCGCGGCGGTAA
- a CDS encoding PRC-barrel domain-containing protein yields the protein MDGTPEEITTLVGREVYSNNGVFVGEVEDVRLDLDHETVTGLALTALNDELFRNQIEPGKGVLIPYRWVRAVGDVILINDVIERLKNPEEDEESLVV from the coding sequence ATGGACGGGACGCCCGAAGAGATTACGACGCTCGTAGGCCGGGAGGTCTACTCGAACAACGGTGTGTTCGTCGGCGAAGTCGAAGACGTCCGCCTCGACCTGGACCACGAGACGGTCACCGGTCTCGCGTTGACGGCGCTGAACGACGAACTGTTCCGCAATCAAATCGAACCCGGGAAGGGCGTTCTCATCCCGTATCGGTGGGTCCGCGCCGTCGGTGACGTCATTCTCATCAACGACGTCATCGAGCGCCTGAAGAATCCCGAAGAAGACGAAGAGTCGCTCGTCGTCTGA